In the genome of Dryobates pubescens isolate bDryPub1 chromosome 18, bDryPub1.pri, whole genome shotgun sequence, one region contains:
- the POF1B gene encoding protein POF1B, whose protein sequence is MYGGQQQLQPLTLPPQLQQQHQQQHHYYRRQQHYSTLPAARRPVSCPEPLPRPQPCREPPPCPEPLPRPQPCREPPPCPYSPPRPPPCREPPPCPEPPPRPLPCFEPAPHQQQESSVVYDRVRTYGPGCRRLSTSCSSRAASPLECSHGYQQIISGCDPPQQGTIRRIIIENPDQEPLSPFLRGGNFCPGNNVIYEKTIRKYELLNPLQEKQYQFSQQSQLSQQSDHCYVAQPCQHSEQSQVTHQCQQTQTSSPSEVFPVCVSDDCRGNSIRRVTAQTCEPVNCSQENKDQLDCRYFGELLAELSRKTNDLHSCLLQHVEKIGGRNQDIEFTCQTEDIEELIPKGLSEATKQQIRYLLQMRVTSDKSLRLVLSTFKNLREELCHLQDDLGKLETDNVLLKKDLAFKDSQVKEYETMLASLRENNRQQQQVLRDSSAKCCSLEEQLLSLRLSEGDKECQLKELEYSKRALEQELQSLRLQACSSPALQTSTDELSSRYVEMINNLREDKDREIRNLRNQLCQFQQDISRREGSNSDLQIRLHELTSMLEEKDAFIKQQQEDLFRLKQEKLSGNQSPGVTAVITKKYRNQYPILGLLSDDYKVTSPVNKSQTIVIERTGEIWKHE, encoded by the exons ATGTAcgggggccagcagcagctgcagcccctcacgCTGCCTCCgcaactccagcagcagcaccagcagcagcaccactacTACCGGCGCCAGCAGCACTACAGCACGCTACCGGCCGCCCGGCGGCCCGTCTCCTGCCCAGAGCCGCTGCCTCGACCCCAGCCCTGCCGGGAGCCGCCGCCCTGCCCGGAGCCGCTGCCACGACCCCAGCCCTGCCGGGAACCGCCGCCCTGCCCTTACTCCCCGCCGCGGCCCCCGCCGTGCCGGGAACCGCCGCCCTGCCCCGAGCCGCCGCCGCGGCCCCTGCCGTGCTTCGAGCCCGCTCcgcaccagcagcaggaaagcagcgTGGTGTACGACCGGGTGCGCACCTACGGCCCGGGCTGCCGGCGGTTGAGCACGTCCTGCTCCTCCCGGGCGGCCTCCCCGCTGGAGTGCTCGCACGGCTACCAGCAAATCATCTCCGGCTGCGACCCGCCGCAACAG GGCACGATTCGGAGGATTATTATCGAGAATCCTGACCAG GAGCCTTTATCTCCATTTCTTAGAGGGGGGAATTTCTGTCCTGGGAATAATGTCATCTATGAGAAGACAATAAGAAAATATGAGCTGTTAAATCCCCTCCAA GAGAAGCAGTATCAGTTTTCCCAGCagtctcagctctcccagcaaaGTGATCACTGCTATgttgcccagccctgccagcactctgAGCAGTCCCAAGTCACTCACCAGTGCCAGCAGACGCAGACCAGCAGCCCCAGTGAAGTCTTTCCAGTCTGTGTGAGCGATGACTGCAGAGGGAACAGCATAAGGAGGGTAACAGCTCAAACCTGCGAACCG GTCAATTGCTCTCAGGAGAACAAAGACCAGCTGGACTGCCGGTACTTCGGCgagctcctggcagagctgagccgcAAGACCAATGACCTGCACAGCTGTTTACTGCAGCACGTGGAGAAGATAGGAGGAAG GAACCAGGACATTGAATTCACGTGCCAG ACTGAAGATATTGAAGAATTAATTCCTAAAGGACTGTCTGAGGCAACAAAGCAGCAGATTCGCTATCTCCTCCAG ATGAGAGTGACATCAGATAAATCCCTGAGGCTTGTGCTTTCCACCTTCAAGAATTTACGTGAGGAGCTTTGCCATCTGCAGGATGACCTGGGG AAGCTAGAAACTGACAATGTCTTGCTTAAGAAGGATTTGGCTTTTAAAGATTCCCAGGTGAAAGAGTACGAAACCATGCTGGCTTCCCTGCGAGAGAACAACCGCCAGCAGCAG CAAGTGCTCAGAGACAGCAGTGCCaagtgctgctctctggaggagcagctgctgtcgCTGCGGCTGAGCGAAGGGGACAAGGAGtgtcagctgaaggagctggagtacAGCAAgcgagccctggagcaggagctgcagagcctcaggctgcag gcctgctccagcccagccctgcagaccaGCACAGATGAGCTCTCCAGCCGCTATGTGGAGATGATCAATAACCTGAGGGAGGACAAGGACCGGGAGATCCGCAATCTCAGG aaccaGTTATGCCAATTCCAGCAAGATATCtcaaggagagaggggagcaaCAGTGACTTGCAAATAAGGCTGCATGAACTGACATCCATGTTGGAGGAGAAGGATGCTTTTATCAAACAGCAGCAAGAG GACCTCTTCCGACTGAAGCAAGAGAAATTATCAGGCAATCAGTCCCCTGGTGTGACAGCCGTCATCACCAAGAA GTACAGGAATCAGTATCCGATCCTGGGTCTCCTGTCTGATGACTACAAGGTCACATCACCAGTCAATAAATCACAAACGATCGTAATTGAGAGGACTGGAGAGATCTGGAAACAT GAATGA